The following DNA comes from Burkholderia stabilis.
ATGAATGGCCATTACAGCGCGCGCGCCCATTCATTGCCGGGGTGGAGCGCATCGAGGCAGCCTTTCAACCATGCGCGCTCGCTAACCGGCAGCTTCGGCAACGCCCTGTCGAAATCCTGTTGATCTTTAAAGCGCCGATCCCTGGCCTTGAACAACAGCACCGCGGACGGATTCAGATACGGGATGCCGTCGGCGGTTCTCATCACCATTTCGGCACGTGGCCGCTTGAACGACGGATCCCTTTTATAGGCCCACCATTCAGGCGTGCCCGGCTCGATCATCATGTCGACCCGCCAACTTTCGGCGGTGCGGTCGAATCCCCAGAATTGCATGACATCCGGCGGTGCGTCCTGGTTTTCCGGCAGCTTTTCGACAACGCCGGCGTGGGCCGTGTAGAACTCGAGATCGCTGAACGCCCGACGGAACCGGCTGAAATCCTGTCGCAAAATCGTGAACTCCAGATCGTCATGCTCACGCGTCTGGGCACCATGCCAAAGGTCGAGCGCCCATCCGCCGACGACACACCAAGGCAAATGAATATCGCGCAACCGTCGTGCAAGCGCTTCCGGTTCCCACGCATCCCACGCTTCCTGATCGGGAATCGTCATTTAAATACTCATCTCATTGGAATGATTTGCGTTGAATGGCGCGCGCCGACGTTCACATCACGCGCACGCCGCAATCGCCAATCAGCATGACGGCCTGATCGACGGAAAGTATCGCGCCTTTCAGATGGAGCATGGCATCGGACAGCCTCAAACCGCTCAGGTCTGCCAAGCGCAGGTCAGCGCCGTCGAACCGCGTGTTGAGCAAGCGCGCGTTGCCGAGGCTGCCGCCCTCGAAAACGGCATCGCGAAAATCGCAATCGGCAAGATCCGCCTCGGAGAAATTCAATGCTTCGAGCGTCTGCTTCCGGAACGACAGCCCTCTCAAACTGGCGCCGACGAGCAGGGAATCGTGAAAGCTGAGCCCCAGCGCCCGGATGTCCGCGAAGCGGGCGCCCGTCAGCCGAACCTCCGTAAAGACGGTCGATGCCAGCTTGGCGCCGGTCCAGTCGGTATTGTTCAAATCGCTCCGGCAGAATCGGGCGTCAGTCGCATTGGAATACCGGAAATTTGCCGTGGCGCCCTTGCAGCCCAGCCAGCGGCTCCGCGAAAGATCGCTGTGCTCGAAGCGGGTCTGCTCGAAATTGCACTGCGCGAATCGCGCCGCGCGGAAGTCGAGGCTGGAAAGGTCTTCGCCGTCGAAATTGCAACGCTCGAAGGTCGGCCCGTCACCGGATTGCCGGAGGACACGCTCCAGTTCATCCCGGCTGAATGTCGTCTCGCTGAACATGGCGCCGTTGCCGGTCGACGGATCTTTGACGTGTGTGCGCATCGGTACAAATCCCCCTGGGTGGGGGGCGCGCAGTGTCATGTCCACGGTGCGCCCCCTTGATTCGTGAAAACAAGGTTGACGCCGCGGCATACATAGAACCCTGGATCGGGCGCAGGAGATACCAACCTGCCACTCTATTTTCGGCAACGCGGATTCTACCGCCGCCGCACCCGGCTTCGCAATGTCGACACCTGCTGCCATCCGGGCCGATGCCCATGATTCCACCGGGACAACCGGCCGGCGCCTGGGCACTCACGCCACCGTTTGCCGAACATCAAGCGCCAACCGCTCAAACCGCCGCCTTCAACCACGCAAGCAAATCCGCCTGCGCGCTTCCGTCCGTCACGGGCGCCGGCGTCAGCAGGCAATAGTGCGAGCCGTCTTCGACGAAGCCCATCGGCGCAACGAGCACGCCGTTTTCGATGTCGTCGCGCACGAGATGCCACGGGCCGATGGCGACGCCGAGCCCTGCGACCGCGGCCTGCAGACTGAAATAGAAATGATCGAACGTCTGCCCCCGCCCGCTCCCCGCCGGCTGATTCGCAGCAGCCGCCCATTCCTGCCAGGCGTCCGGCCTCGTCCGCGTATGCAATAGCGGCGCGTCGCGTTTCAACGTGCGGCCACCACGGCGAGCAGAGAACCACGTGTCCACCTTGTCTGGCCGGCAAACCGGCCCGACCTTTTCCATAAACAGGCGCTCGGCGTGATAGCCGTCGGGCCACGCAAAGTCGTTGCGGCGGATGGCCATGTCGATGCCGCTGTCGAACGAGAACGGCCCGCCCGCGGCAGCCAGATGAATGTCGACACCTGCATGTCGGGCCTGGAAGTCCGGCCAGCGCGGAATCAGCCAACGCATCAGGAGCGTCGGCTCGCACGACAGGACCCAACGCCGCGCGTGGGCAGCCTCGGTGCGCAATGCGTGCGCGGCATCACGCATCAGGCCCAGGCCATCATGGACGGCCCGGGCCAGCTTGCGGCCCGCATCGGTCAGGAAGACCCGACGACTGCGCCGCTCGAACAGCGCCACGCCCAGGTCATCCTCGAGCAGGCGCACCGCACGACTGACCGCACCGTGGGTCACGCACAGTTCGTCGGCAGCACGGCTGAAATTCTCGTGGCGCGCCGCCGCTTCGAAACAGCGCAATGCCATCAGCGACGGCAGGTTCGTGCGAATTTTCTGTGAGTCAAACTCACCATTTCGGTCAGAAATCATCGCTTTTCCCGATGCAATATGCTTCTTAATATTGTGCCACGACGATATCGATCGAAAGGACGACGCGATGACCGAACTGATAGTTGTAGTCACCATTACATTGCTGGCCGTCATCAGCCCGGGCCCCGACTTCGCGATGGTCACGCGCAACAGCCTGATGCTGTCGCGCCGGGCAGGCTTGCTCACCGCGCTGGGGATCGGGCTGGGCGTGACGGTCCATGTGAGCTACACGCTGCTGGGCGTGGGCCTGCTGATCCGCCAGTCACTGTGGCTCTTCAATGCCGTCAAGCTGGTCGGCGCGATCTACCTGATCTACCTGGGCGTGAAGATGCTCATGACGAAATCCGGCGACGCGCGGCCCGACGCGCATGTGGCGCCGCTATCCGATCTGGCGGCGCTGCGCACCGGCTTCCTGACCAATGTGCTGAATCCCAAAACCACCGTGTTCATCGTCAGCCTGTTCATGCAGGCAGTGCGCCCCGACACGCCATTGATCGTGCAGATCGGCTACGGCGCCTTCATCGCGCTCGCGCACGCCGGCTGGTTCAGCCTGGTGGCCGTCTGCTTCTCCGCCGCGGCCGTCCGCGATCGCCTGCTGTCGCTGCGCCACTGGATCGACCGCACCTTCGGCGGCTTGCTCGTGGGCTTCGGCGTCGCGCTTGCCATCGCGCGCGGCGGGCGCTGACCCGCATCCGCCGGCCGCGTCGCAGCCGGCGCCGGGCACGATTCGCTCGCGCGCCGGTTGCGCAGCGCGGCGGCTTCAGAACGTGCGTGCGATCGTGCGCGCTTCGTCGATCGCGCGACTGCGATCGACCTTTCCGTCGGGGCCGAACAACGTGCGCTCGACGACGATGCCGGCCACATCCTGCACGCCCACGAACTTGAGCCAGGTTTCCATGTACGGGCGCTGAAGGTCGAACTCGCCGGCCGGCGTAAACGAGCCCGGCGACTGATAGCCGAGCCCGCGCGCATAGACGACCGCCGCCTTTTTCCCGTCCAGCTTGCCGCTGAAACCCGAATCGTCGAACGTGAACAGCACGTCCTTCTGCGAGATCGCATCGATCAGGTGCTTGAGCTTGTACGGAATGCTGAAATTCCACAGCGGCACGCCGAACAGGAACTTGTCCGCCTCGTGGAACGGCGCCGCGAGCCGTTCGATCCATTGCCACGCGGCAGCCTGCTCCGGCGTCAACGCCGCGCCGTTCAGTCCGGCATATTTCGCGGCCAGCGCGGCCTCGTCGAATTCAGGCATCGCCAGATCCCAGATGTCGAGCTTCTGGATCACGTGATCGGGATGCTCCTGCCGGTACGCATCGAGAAATGCACTGCACACTTCGATCGACGCCGAATATGCCTTGTTGGGTGAGCCTTCGATATAGAGCACGCGTGTCATGGAGCCGGTCCTTGCGAAGAGTGACGACGACGCGCGGAAGGTGCGGCCGCCCACTGCGCTTCGCAGCTTATCCAGCCGGCTTATAATTTTGAAACGATATTAATTGATTGAATTAACCCGGATTGGTGATGAATGGGCAACCCACTCGACACGGCGCTACTTCATACGTTTGTTGCGGTCGCCGACATACGGAGCTTTACCGGCGCCGGTCACAGGCTGAATCTCAGCCAGTCCGCGGTCAGCGCGCAGGTCGTTCGTCTTGAGGAACAGGTCGGCCAGCCGCTGCTCGTGCGCAATACGCGCAGCGTCACGCTCACCGAGCAGGGCCGGACGCTGCTCGGATACGCGCGCGCGATGCTCAATCTGAGCGAGGAAGCGCGGGCCAGGCTCGGGACCGGCGACGCCATCGACGCCAGGCTGCGCATCGGCGCGTCGGAAGACTTCGCGGGAGGCTGGCTTCCGGACGTGATGCGCCGCCATGGTGCCGCGCGGCGCGGCTTGCGGCTGGAATTGACGGTCGACATCGGCGACAGCCTGTTTCGGCGGCATGCCGACGGCGAATTCGATCTCGTGATCGGCAGCCGGTGCACGCACGCGGGCCAGGGCGCGACGTTGTGGCACGAGCCGCTCGTCTGGGCATTCGCGCGCCACGAGCCGCTTCCCGAAGGCGATGTCCCGCTGGCGTGCTTTCCCGATCCGTGTCCGTACCGAGGAGCGGCCATCAAGGCGCTCGCGCTGGCCGGCCTGCGCTACCGGATCGCATGCGAAAGCCCGAGCGTCACCGGCATCCGGACGTTCGCGCGCGCCGGCATCGCGATCGCGCCGGTGCCGCGCAGCGCGATCGACGACACGCTCCGCGAATTGGGTGCGCCGGAAGGCTTGCCGCCATTGCCGGAAACGGAATTCGTGATGATGCATGACACCGGTATGCCGGCTGCCGTTGAATTCGCCGCGACGATTTTCGACGAAACTGCCGTTCGCACAGGGCATGGAAAACGCAGCAAGCCGTAGCGGGAAATATTCCGCCCGTTTAAACTGACAAGATCCGTTTTCGGCATTTCCGCAAGACCACTGCAACATCAACTCAAAATAGTATTCCGCACGAGACCTTCTGCAAGCCACGGCTTGCAAAAACCATACGGGGATGAAAAATCATGAGCAATATTGATGTTCTTGAATCTCAGCTGTTCGGCCTGTGTCACAAAGCGCTCTCGTCGCTGAATTTCATGAACGTAAAACAGAAACCGGGCACGTTGGAATTCGAGGCCGACGATCTCGTCGACAAGCTGATCGGAATCCTGAATCTCCATCAAACGCCACCGCCCGCGACCACCGCCACTGCTGCTGCCGCCGCCAAACCGCCAGACAACAGCATGATCGGCTTCTCGCTTTTCACGGCGTGGTTCATCATGAAAGTCAGCACGCAATTGGGATCCGGATTCGAACTGCGGGCCGAGCTACATAAAGAAAGCAATCTCAAGGAGAGCTACAAGGAAAATATAAAATCCTATGCAAGCCATGCGAAGATTGACATTATTCCGTCCGAGCTTCTTGTCGACTTCTTCGTTAGCCCGAAAGGGAAAAAGCACTGCCCCGTCCTTACCGCCGAGAGCGAAAGCAAGGAAGATCTGGAGTTCCACGATCTGAGCAAACTCCTTTTAACGACTTCCCCTCGAAGAATTTATCTCGCCAACATCGGATCGTCCAAAATCGACGCGGCGACGACTGCAATACGGGACATTCTTGACGAGGCCAGTGCCGCCGGCATCCTGAACCTGAGCGATCAGATTTGTTTCGTCCTGTACGAAAAGAATGGCAAGAATTTCGTCATTCACCTGTTCGACTACGATCAGTACAGGCATTTGTGAGCCCGGCACGGCCTCGTTCGGGCAGCAGCCTGACGACGCCGGAATGCGTCGATGCCGAACACACGGCGATGCTCCATGAGCCATGCAAGGGGAAGGCATCGATTACCTGCCTTCCTCGATCTGCGCCATGGGCCCAACCCCGGATCGAGCGACGAAATGGTGTCGGTGGTGTCGGCAACAGGTGATCGCGGGCATCGACAAACGCGCATCAGGCGCCGCACGAATCAGCCCCCCCTCGATTGGCCGCCCCACCAAACGCTCACGCCCGCACCTACCCGACACCGCGATCGTCTTCTGCGGCAACCGCACGCAGCGAGCAGCAAGCACGGCCGCGCCCGACTGCGCCCCCCCATCACACTCAACGCTCCGCACTCAACCCCACACGCCCGTCAACCCGATCCCGGGCCCGCCCAAGCAGCGCCGCCAGCGCGAAATCCGCGAGCTTGCCGAACGGCGCACGCAGCAGGTTCGGCAAACTCAAGCGCCCCTGCACGAACACGCCCTTGGCATGGCTCATCGCGCGGAATCCCTCGATGCCGTGATACGCGCCCATCCCGCTCGGACCGACGCCGCCGAACGGCAAGTCTTCCTGCGCGACATGCAGCAGCGTGTTGTTGATGCCGACATTGCCCGACGTCGTTCGCTTCAGCAACGTCTCGCAATCGCCGTCCCGTTCGCCGAAGTAATAGAGCGCAAGCGGCCGCGGGCGCGCGTTCACGTAGTCGATGACCTCGTCGATCGTGCGATACGTGCGTACCGGCAGGATCGGCCCGAAGATCTCCTCCTGCATCACGGCCGTGTCGTCGCGCGCCCCGACGATCAGCGTGGGCGCCAGCGTGCGCTTGCGGGTAGCCGCGTGCTGCGGGTTCACGCCCGCCTCGATCACGCGCGCGCCCTTGCTGCGCGCGTCGTCGACGAGGCCCCTCAGGCGATCGTAATGCCGGTCGCTGACGATCGACGTGTAGTCCTGACTGGTCGGCCCGTCCGGATAGAAACGCGCGACCGCCGCGTGGTATTGCCCGACGAACGCCTCGAGATCGTCTTCGTGCACCAGCGCATAGTCGGGTGCAACGCAGGTCTGCCCGCCGTTCGACAGCTTGCCGAACACGATGCCGGACATCGTCCGGTCGTTGACGTGCCCTCTCCCGACGATCACCGGGCTCTTGCCGCCCAGTTCGAGCGTCACCGGCACGAGATTGTCGCTTGCGGCCTTCATGACCTTGCGGCCCACCTGCGTGCTGCCGGTAAACAGCAAATGATCGAACGGCAAACCGCTGAACGCGGCGCCGACTTCCGGGCCGCCGAGCACGACCGCGACTTCCTCGCTCGGGAAGGTGTCCGCGAGCATCCGGCGGATCAGCTCGCTGGTGCGCGGCGTCAGCTCCGAAGGCTTGAGCATCGCCCGGTTGCCGGCGGCCAGCGCGGTTGCCAGCGGGATGAACGTGAGCGAGAACGGGTAATTCCACGGCGCCATCACGCCAACGACGCCCACCGGCTGGTACTCCACGCGCGCGTGCCCGGCGCGATAGAAGATGCCGACATGCCGGCGCTGCGGCTTCATGAAGCGGCGCAGGTTGCGCGTCAGGTAGTCGATCGCCTGGACCACGCCCATCAACTCCATGATCGCGGTCTCGTGACGCGAGCGATGTCCGAAATCGGCGCTGATCGCCTCTTCCACGTCGCGGCGATGGGCGAGCACCACAGCGCGCAGCCGGGCGAGCCGCGCCTTGCGCTGCTGCACGCTCGGCGGCCCCTCGGTGACGAATGCGCCGCGCTGGCGGGCCAGCAATGCCGCCGGGTCGATGCTCGAGCTGGATGCTGCGGAAACGGCCATGGTGCACCTCACGAGATTGCGTCGATGTAGACACTGTCAACTTGCGTACCACGGATCATAGGACCACAATGTTTTCGATGTCAACATAGGAACAACACGATGCCGTCAGACACGGATGCGGACGCCGGGCAAAAGGCTTATCACCACGGGGATCTGCGTCGCGCGATCATCGACACGGCGCTCGACACGCTGCAGGAGCAACAGGGCTGGCAGTTCACGCTGCGTGAAATCGCGCGGCGGGCGAACGTCAGCCACTCCGCGCCGTACCGGCACTTTCCGGACAAGGCCGCGCTGCTTCACGAACTGGCGCTGATCGGCTTCGATCGTCTGCGCGACGAACTCGCGGCATCCATCGATCCCGACGCGGGCGCGCCGGATGTGCTGCTTGCGCTGGCCTACGCCCATCTCGCGTTCGGGCAGCGCCACCCCGATCTCTATCGACTGATGTTTGCCGCGGATGCCGGCGAGCCTTCCGATATCCATCTCGACCCACGCGTGCAGGCGCCCTTCCTGCTGGTCGTCGACATCCTGGAGCAAGGCCAGCAAGCCGGCACAATCCGGCCGCGTTCGGCGCTCGGGCAGGCGACCGCCTGCTGGGCGCATCTCCATGGCCTGACGATGCTCGCGATCGACGGGCGGCTGGTGCGCGAGAAAGTCGGCGATCATGCGATCGAAGACGCGTTGACGACCTTGCTGGACGGACTCGTGCTGCCCGAAAAGGACGCGCTGGCGGCCAGGGCAAAAACGTCTTGACCTTTAACTTCA
Coding sequences within:
- a CDS encoding TetR/AcrR family transcriptional regulator, which encodes MPSDTDADAGQKAYHHGDLRRAIIDTALDTLQEQQGWQFTLREIARRANVSHSAPYRHFPDKAALLHELALIGFDRLRDELAASIDPDAGAPDVLLALAYAHLAFGQRHPDLYRLMFAADAGEPSDIHLDPRVQAPFLLVVDILEQGQQAGTIRPRSALGQATACWAHLHGLTMLAIDGRLVREKVGDHAIEDALTTLLDGLVLPEKDALAARAKTS
- a CDS encoding pentapeptide repeat-containing protein, encoding MRTHVKDPSTGNGAMFSETTFSRDELERVLRQSGDGPTFERCNFDGEDLSSLDFRAARFAQCNFEQTRFEHSDLSRSRWLGCKGATANFRYSNATDARFCRSDLNNTDWTGAKLASTVFTEVRLTGARFADIRALGLSFHDSLLVGASLRGLSFRKQTLEALNFSEADLADCDFRDAVFEGGSLGNARLLNTRFDGADLRLADLSGLRLSDAMLHLKGAILSVDQAVMLIGDCGVRVM
- a CDS encoding coniferyl aldehyde dehydrogenase, with protein sequence MAVSAASSSSIDPAALLARQRGAFVTEGPPSVQQRKARLARLRAVVLAHRRDVEEAISADFGHRSRHETAIMELMGVVQAIDYLTRNLRRFMKPQRRHVGIFYRAGHARVEYQPVGVVGVMAPWNYPFSLTFIPLATALAAGNRAMLKPSELTPRTSELIRRMLADTFPSEEVAVVLGGPEVGAAFSGLPFDHLLFTGSTQVGRKVMKAASDNLVPVTLELGGKSPVIVGRGHVNDRTMSGIVFGKLSNGGQTCVAPDYALVHEDDLEAFVGQYHAAVARFYPDGPTSQDYTSIVSDRHYDRLRGLVDDARSKGARVIEAGVNPQHAATRKRTLAPTLIVGARDDTAVMQEEIFGPILPVRTYRTIDEVIDYVNARPRPLALYYFGERDGDCETLLKRTTSGNVGINNTLLHVAQEDLPFGGVGPSGMGAYHGIEGFRAMSHAKGVFVQGRLSLPNLLRAPFGKLADFALAALLGRARDRVDGRVGLSAER
- a CDS encoding FMN-dependent NADH-azoreductase, which produces MTRVLYIEGSPNKAYSASIEVCSAFLDAYRQEHPDHVIQKLDIWDLAMPEFDEAALAAKYAGLNGAALTPEQAAAWQWIERLAAPFHEADKFLFGVPLWNFSIPYKLKHLIDAISQKDVLFTFDDSGFSGKLDGKKAAVVYARGLGYQSPGSFTPAGEFDLQRPYMETWLKFVGVQDVAGIVVERTLFGPDGKVDRSRAIDEARTIARTF
- a CDS encoding LysR family transcriptional regulator, coding for MISDRNGEFDSQKIRTNLPSLMALRCFEAAARHENFSRAADELCVTHGAVSRAVRLLEDDLGVALFERRSRRVFLTDAGRKLARAVHDGLGLMRDAAHALRTEAAHARRWVLSCEPTLLMRWLIPRWPDFQARHAGVDIHLAAAGGPFSFDSGIDMAIRRNDFAWPDGYHAERLFMEKVGPVCRPDKVDTWFSARRGGRTLKRDAPLLHTRTRPDAWQEWAAAANQPAGSGRGQTFDHFYFSLQAAVAGLGVAIGPWHLVRDDIENGVLVAPMGFVEDGSHYCLLTPAPVTDGSAQADLLAWLKAAV
- a CDS encoding LysE family translocator, with amino-acid sequence MTELIVVVTITLLAVISPGPDFAMVTRNSLMLSRRAGLLTALGIGLGVTVHVSYTLLGVGLLIRQSLWLFNAVKLVGAIYLIYLGVKMLMTKSGDARPDAHVAPLSDLAALRTGFLTNVLNPKTTVFIVSLFMQAVRPDTPLIVQIGYGAFIALAHAGWFSLVAVCFSAAAVRDRLLSLRHWIDRTFGGLLVGFGVALAIARGGR
- a CDS encoding LysR substrate-binding domain-containing protein, with amino-acid sequence MGNPLDTALLHTFVAVADIRSFTGAGHRLNLSQSAVSAQVVRLEEQVGQPLLVRNTRSVTLTEQGRTLLGYARAMLNLSEEARARLGTGDAIDARLRIGASEDFAGGWLPDVMRRHGAARRGLRLELTVDIGDSLFRRHADGEFDLVIGSRCTHAGQGATLWHEPLVWAFARHEPLPEGDVPLACFPDPCPYRGAAIKALALAGLRYRIACESPSVTGIRTFARAGIAIAPVPRSAIDDTLRELGAPEGLPPLPETEFVMMHDTGMPAAVEFAATIFDETAVRTGHGKRSKP
- a CDS encoding nucleotidyltransferase domain-containing protein; the encoded protein is MTIPDQEAWDAWEPEALARRLRDIHLPWCVVGGWALDLWHGAQTREHDDLEFTILRQDFSRFRRAFSDLEFYTAHAGVVEKLPENQDAPPDVMQFWGFDRTAESWRVDMMIEPGTPEWWAYKRDPSFKRPRAEMVMRTADGIPYLNPSAVLLFKARDRRFKDQQDFDRALPKLPVSERAWLKGCLDALHPGNEWARAL